DNA from Spartinivicinus poritis:
CAACAAAATAAACTTTGTTGGCACACAACAACTGACTATCAATCACACAGCGTAAGCGGTACGGCTCACTTAAGGCTGGTGTCGCTCCCGGCTCACAATCAGCAAATATTTTATTGACTACTGATACCGTCAGCGGTGTCACGGGATGTCCCAACAACTTACCCAGTTGGGTTTGAGAAACTACCTGATCAGCCCCTCTCACTACCATCAACAACTGCTGGTTCATACGATACATAGAAGGTAAAGCCAGCTGTTGGGGTTGAATGCCTATCTGTTTAATTGCAGCCAAGAAAGGCACATCTCGCCTAATTTGCAAGGTTTGAAAGGAGACCCCCTTGGCAGCAAGGTAACGTTTTACTCGCGTTGCAATATGCATGGCTTATCCCAGACCTACTTAAACTAAACCATGGCGTTAGATTGTTATATTTATCATTTAAAAAGCTTCCAGAAATAAATTATGGCTCACAATGAATAAATTGCGACTGTAATTTACAATTTTTTTACAAGAACGCCTCCTTGCGATCATCTTTACTGGCTTTCGCGTATCTCATTACTTGCTATCAATCAACACAGTAATAATGAGCTTTACACTATAACTATAATGACTGCAACTATAATAACTATAACTGTCTTAAGTTATACCTTATCTTTTTCCTAACTAATAATAGCAGCCTTGAATGGATATTTATCAACCAGTATTTCGCATCCCTGCAGCAATGCCTGTTATTGTTACCATTAACGCCTGCTCGATCAGGTCTGTTACCGACTCTGGGTTATTTCTGGCTCGATAGAGCAGCTCTACTTGTAGTACATTCAACGGATCTGTATATGGGTTTCTTAGTGCAATTGACTGTTGCACCCATGGGTCATCAGCTAATAATACATCTGATCCAGTAATTTGTTTAATGACGGATGCCGTATGTGCTAATTGCTGTTGAAGTTGCTCTCCTAGAGGTTTGAGTGCAACAGGTACTAAACGATCATCATAATGAGCAGCCAGTGTTAAGTCAGCTTTAGCCAAAACCATTTCCAGCATGTTCATCCTGGCCCGAAAAAAAGGCCATTGGGTCATCATTTCCGTTAACGTATCTTTACCAAACTCAGTGAGCACTGTCTCAAGAGCTTCTCCAGCCCCTAGCCAAGAAGGGAGCATTAAACGGTTTTGAGTCCAAGCAAAAATCCAGGGGATAGCACGTAAACTTTCAATACCCCCTGCTTGTTTTCGTTTAGCAGGACGACTGCCCAGTGGTAGCTTTGCTAATTCTTGCTCTGGCGTAGCTGCACGAAAATAATCAACGAAATCAGGTGTTTCTTTAACTGTTTTTCGATAAACACTTAATGACTTATTTGCTATTTTAGCCATTGTATCGCGCCAGTTATCAACTGGAACTGGCGGTGGCAACAGTTTAGCCTCAATTGCTGCACACCAGTAAAGCACCATACTTCTTACAGCCACATCAGGTAGACCAAACTTGAAGCGAATCATTTCTCCCTGTTCAGTCACCCGCATACCATAGTCTAATGAGCCAGGTGGTTGGGATAATATAGCAGCATGGGCAGGGCCACCCCCTCGTCCAATAGTTCCACCTCTACCATGAAAAAGTACCAGTTTTACTTGATACTTGCTGGCTACTTGTACCAGTTTTTCCTGTGCCTGATACTGCGCCCAGGCAGCAGTCAAAAAGCCAGCATCTTTAGCAGAGTCCGAATAACCAATCATGACTTGTTGGTAGCCATTAATATACTGCTGATACCATTCAACACTTAATAGCCGATCAATACTTTCGGCCGCCTGATCAAGATCAGCCAGTGTTTCAAACAGTGGTACTACAGGTATTTTAAAGCTAACATCAGTTGCTTTGAGTAAAAGCAATACCGCCAAGACATCAGATGGCTGACTGGCCATTGAAATCACATAACTCCCCATTGCAGTTGCTGGCTGCGAAGCAATTACCCGACAGGTATTCAGTAACTCTTGAGTTGCAGCAGAGGGTTGCCATTTGGTTGGAATTAATGGTCTTTTACTAGCTAATTCCTGCAACAAAAACTGCTGCTTTTGTTGT
Protein-coding regions in this window:
- the ppc gene encoding phosphoenolpyruvate carboxylase; its protein translation is MNDSQAALWNDVHLLGEFLGQTIKNDLGDEFLGKVEWIRQLSKSERAEGAPDHQALGEALQQLSDDELLPLARAFSQFLNLANIAEQYHTISPFYQDETIQANPINALLQKLKSQPLNKQIITEAIEQMAIELVLTAHPTEVTRRTLIKKHEAISDCLAEKDNDGDSAKQESIHNRLAQLISQAWHTNEIRQHRPTPVDEAKWGFATIENSLWSAVPAFCRVLTKELETVLDIKLTKQVIPIRFASWMGGDRDGNPNVTAKVTAEVLLLSRWMAADLYLRDIQLLIDELSMVVCSEPLRAEVGDANEPYRALLKQLKQRLKATLLWAEQSLDASVNPSEDVLLDDQALIQPLELCYQSLVDCGMEIIANGPILDTLYRAYCFGLHLVKLDIRQEAGRHTEAIAEIVNYLELGNYAEWDEQQKQQFLLQELASKRPLIPTKWQPSAATQELLNTCRVIASQPATAMGSYVISMASQPSDVLAVLLLLKATDVSFKIPVVPLFETLADLDQAAESIDRLLSVEWYQQYINGYQQVMIGYSDSAKDAGFLTAAWAQYQAQEKLVQVASKYQVKLVLFHGRGGTIGRGGGPAHAAILSQPPGSLDYGMRVTEQGEMIRFKFGLPDVAVRSMVLYWCAAIEAKLLPPPVPVDNWRDTMAKIANKSLSVYRKTVKETPDFVDYFRAATPEQELAKLPLGSRPAKRKQAGGIESLRAIPWIFAWTQNRLMLPSWLGAGEALETVLTEFGKDTLTEMMTQWPFFRARMNMLEMVLAKADLTLAAHYDDRLVPVALKPLGEQLQQQLAHTASVIKQITGSDVLLADDPWVQQSIALRNPYTDPLNVLQVELLYRARNNPESVTDLIEQALMVTITGIAAGMRNTG